From a region of the Corallococcus coralloides DSM 2259 genome:
- the sufD gene encoding Fe-S cluster assembly protein SufD: MSASHYVDVARAFQSRADAPSWLQALREEGLSQFQARGLPTSKDEEWKYTPVATLSSHPFQPVRDVSAGEDVAQAVARLALPGPRLVFVDGRFVPALSVLAGLPRGVVLKPLSQALREDGALLQETLGQRARPSAHAFTSLNAALLEEGALLTLAPRALSEVPVQLLFLARGGDGPVLASPRIVVVAGEGSEATLVETYAGLGSGATFTNAVTEVSLGDNASLRHFKLQAEGDTALHLGGLYSRQGRDSRFQSHAFSFGGQLSRNEVHAAFAGEGGECVLNGLFVGRGTQHLDNRTDLDHAVPHCSSRELYKGVLDDRARGTFHGKIRVREDAQKTDASQQSRNLLLSEGAQVDARPQLEIFADDVKCAHGTAVGRLDDNALFYLRSRGIPKVDAERMLTQAFASELVRAVPEGPVRARVEALLAEKLPGTAEVMG, translated from the coding sequence ATGAGCGCGTCCCACTACGTGGACGTGGCCCGGGCCTTCCAGTCGCGCGCGGATGCCCCTTCGTGGCTCCAGGCGCTGCGTGAGGAGGGCTTGAGCCAGTTCCAGGCGCGCGGCCTGCCTACGTCCAAGGACGAGGAGTGGAAGTACACGCCTGTCGCCACGCTGTCGTCGCATCCGTTCCAGCCCGTGCGGGACGTGTCCGCGGGCGAGGACGTGGCCCAGGCGGTGGCGCGGCTGGCGCTGCCCGGTCCCCGGCTCGTGTTCGTGGATGGGCGCTTCGTGCCGGCGCTGTCGGTGCTCGCCGGCCTGCCTCGCGGCGTGGTGCTCAAGCCGCTGTCGCAGGCCCTGCGCGAGGACGGGGCGCTGTTGCAGGAGACGCTGGGCCAGCGTGCCCGGCCGTCGGCGCATGCCTTCACGTCGCTCAACGCGGCGCTGCTGGAAGAAGGCGCGCTGCTCACGCTCGCGCCCCGGGCCTTGAGCGAGGTGCCGGTGCAGCTGCTGTTCCTCGCGCGTGGCGGTGATGGGCCGGTGCTGGCCAGCCCGCGCATCGTCGTGGTGGCGGGCGAGGGCAGCGAGGCCACGCTGGTGGAGACGTACGCGGGCCTGGGCTCGGGCGCGACGTTCACCAACGCGGTGACGGAGGTGTCGCTGGGGGACAACGCCAGCCTGCGCCATTTCAAGCTCCAGGCGGAGGGGGACACCGCGCTGCACCTGGGCGGGCTGTATTCGCGGCAGGGGCGCGACAGCCGCTTCCAGTCGCATGCGTTCTCCTTTGGCGGGCAGCTTTCGCGCAATGAAGTGCACGCGGCCTTCGCGGGTGAGGGCGGCGAGTGCGTGCTCAACGGCCTGTTCGTGGGCCGGGGCACGCAGCACCTGGACAACCGCACGGACCTGGACCACGCGGTGCCACACTGCTCCAGCCGCGAGCTCTACAAGGGCGTGCTGGACGACCGCGCGCGCGGCACCTTCCACGGGAAGATCCGCGTGCGCGAGGACGCGCAGAAGACGGACGCCAGCCAGCAGAGCCGCAACCTGCTGCTCTCCGAGGGCGCGCAGGTGGACGCCCGGCCGCAGCTGGAGATCTTCGCGGACGACGTGAAGTGCGCCCACGGCACGGCGGTGGGCCGGCTGGATGACAACGCGCTGTTCTACCTGCGCTCGCGCGGCATCCCGAAGGTGGATGCGGAGCGGATGCTGACGCAGGCCTTCGCCAGTGAGCTGGTGCGCGCGGTGCCGGAGGGGCCGGTGCGCGCGCGGGTGGAGGCGTTGCTCGCGGAGAAGCTGCCGGGGACGGCGGAGGTGATGGGATGA
- a CDS encoding cysteine desulfurase, whose product MSGPGFDLARVRADFPILRQEVRGRPLVYLDSAATGQKPQAVLDAITRYYTHDNANVHRGVHILSERATQAFEDARETVRRFIHAKDVREVIFVRGTTEAINLVAATYGRKHVGPGDEVLISAMEHHSNIVPWQMVCDAAGAKLRVIPVDERGELRMDTVDALLTEKTRLLAITHVSNALGSVNPIKELVAKAHAKNIPVLVDGAQSVTHFPVDVQDLGCDFYAFSGHKLFGPTGIGVLYGKLSMLESLPPYQGGGDMILSVTMEKTVYNRVPHRFEAGTPDMAGAVGLAAAIRYLEAVGMQNVSQHDQWLLAYATDALQSIPGLKLVGTAPHKTGVLSFTLEDVHPHDVGTILDQEGICIRTGHHCAQPLMQRFGVAATARASLALYNTREDVDALVKGLHKVKEVFA is encoded by the coding sequence ATGAGCGGGCCTGGATTCGACCTCGCGCGGGTGCGCGCGGACTTCCCCATCCTCCGGCAGGAGGTGCGGGGCCGGCCGCTGGTGTACCTGGACAGCGCCGCAACGGGGCAGAAGCCGCAGGCGGTGCTGGACGCCATCACGCGCTACTACACGCACGACAATGCGAACGTGCACCGCGGCGTGCACATCCTCTCCGAGCGCGCCACGCAGGCCTTCGAGGACGCTCGCGAGACGGTGCGCCGCTTCATCCACGCCAAGGACGTGCGCGAGGTCATCTTCGTGCGCGGCACCACGGAGGCCATCAACCTGGTGGCCGCCACCTACGGCCGCAAGCACGTGGGCCCGGGCGACGAGGTGCTCATCTCCGCCATGGAGCACCACTCCAACATCGTGCCCTGGCAGATGGTGTGCGACGCGGCGGGCGCGAAGCTGCGCGTGATTCCCGTGGACGAGCGCGGTGAGCTGCGCATGGACACCGTGGACGCGCTGCTCACGGAGAAGACGCGCCTGCTGGCCATCACCCACGTGTCCAACGCGCTGGGCTCCGTCAATCCCATCAAGGAGCTGGTGGCGAAGGCGCACGCGAAGAACATCCCGGTGCTGGTGGACGGGGCGCAGTCGGTGACGCACTTCCCGGTGGACGTGCAGGACCTGGGCTGTGACTTCTACGCCTTCAGCGGGCACAAGCTCTTCGGGCCCACGGGCATCGGCGTGCTGTACGGCAAGCTGTCCATGCTGGAGTCGCTGCCGCCGTACCAGGGCGGCGGGGACATGATCCTCTCCGTGACGATGGAGAAGACCGTCTACAACCGCGTGCCGCACCGCTTCGAGGCGGGCACGCCGGACATGGCGGGCGCGGTGGGGCTGGCTGCGGCCATCCGCTACCTGGAGGCCGTGGGCATGCAGAACGTGTCCCAGCACGACCAGTGGCTGCTTGCGTACGCGACGGACGCGCTCCAGTCGATTCCGGGGCTCAAGCTGGTGGGCACGGCGCCGCACAAGACGGGCGTGCTGTCCTTCACGCTGGAGGACGTCCACCCGCACGACGTGGGCACCATCCTGGACCAGGAGGGCATCTGCATCCGCACCGGGCACCACTGCGCCCAGCCGCTGATGCAGCGCTTCGGGGTGGCGGCCACGGCGCGCGCGTCCCTGGCGCTCTACAACACGCGTGAGGACGTGGACGCGCTGGTGAAGGGCCTGCACAAGGTGAAGGAGGTGTTCGCGTGA
- the sufU gene encoding Fe-S cluster assembly sulfur transfer protein SufU yields MSSDLKDLYQEVVLEHSKRPRNFRVVEGATCAAEGYNPLCGDQLSVTLKLEDGVIRDIGFQGQGCAISKASASLMTGAVKDKTREEAQALFERVHTLVTEGPDKVDVESLGKLAVLSGVSEFPARVKCASLAWHTLNAALDGRSTSVSTE; encoded by the coding sequence GTGAGCTCGGACCTCAAGGACCTGTACCAGGAGGTGGTGCTGGAGCACTCCAAGCGCCCGCGCAACTTCCGGGTGGTGGAGGGCGCCACCTGCGCGGCGGAGGGCTACAACCCGCTGTGCGGCGACCAGCTCTCCGTGACGCTCAAGCTGGAGGACGGCGTCATCCGCGACATCGGCTTCCAGGGCCAGGGGTGCGCCATCTCCAAGGCGTCCGCGTCGCTGATGACGGGCGCGGTGAAGGACAAGACCCGCGAAGAAGCGCAGGCCCTCTTCGAGCGCGTGCACACGCTGGTGACCGAAGGGCCGGACAAGGTGGACGTGGAGTCGCTGGGCAAGCTCGCGGTGCTGTCGGGCGTGAGCGAGTTCCCGGCCCGGGTGAAGTGCGCGAGCCTGGCGTGGCACACGCTGAACGCGGCGCTGGACGGCCGCTCCACGTCGGTGTCGACGGAGTAG
- the sufT gene encoding putative Fe-S cluster assembly protein SufT, which translates to MRGAMTVIERDVDAMLIPSGDRVLLPAGSELTVVQTLGGNVTVQDPYGQLFRIDEKNADVLGEEYAAKAKTPDESVTPGEFHEEQVWEQLRTVYDPEIPVNIVELGLVYTCKATPLDEGGQRVDIEMTLTAPGCGMGQVLVEDVRSKVSALPGVKEANVELVWEPQWDQSRMSDVARLQLGWM; encoded by the coding sequence ATGCGAGGCGCGATGACGGTCATCGAGCGCGACGTGGACGCGATGCTCATCCCCAGCGGGGACAGGGTGTTGCTGCCGGCGGGCTCGGAGTTGACGGTGGTGCAGACGCTGGGCGGCAACGTCACGGTGCAGGACCCGTACGGCCAGCTGTTCCGCATCGACGAGAAGAACGCGGACGTGCTGGGCGAGGAGTACGCCGCCAAGGCGAAGACGCCCGATGAGAGCGTCACGCCCGGCGAGTTTCACGAGGAGCAGGTCTGGGAGCAGCTCCGCACGGTCTACGACCCGGAGATCCCGGTGAACATCGTGGAGCTGGGGCTGGTGTACACGTGCAAGGCCACGCCGCTGGACGAAGGCGGTCAGCGCGTGGACATCGAGATGACGCTGACGGCGCCCGGCTGCGGCATGGGGCAGGTGCTGGTGGAGGACGTGCGCTCCAAGGTGTCCGCGCTGCCCGGCGTGAAGGAGGCGAACGTGGAGCTCGTCTGGGAGCCGCAGTGGGACCAGAGCCGCATGTCGGACGTGGCGCGGCTCCAGCTGGGCTGGATGTGA
- a CDS encoding type 1 glutamine amidotransferase domain-containing protein: protein MKKLKGMKVAVLAADGFEQVELTRPVKRLEREGAHVTIVSLHKGRIRGMNLLVPGRKVRVDATLRDVKAADFDALLLPGGFMNPDFLRQSALALDFVKDADLLDQPIAVICHGPWLLASAGLLEGRHLTSWPGIRNDMENAGAHWTDEPVVRDGNWVSSRGPHDLLAFEHAMVELFAERMSPAIARRSTAEAAPRWPRWLAGGLAAAATLGLVARGRKALV, encoded by the coding sequence ATGAAGAAGCTGAAAGGGATGAAGGTGGCCGTGCTGGCAGCGGATGGCTTCGAGCAGGTGGAGCTGACGCGGCCGGTGAAGCGCCTGGAGCGAGAGGGCGCGCACGTCACCATTGTCTCCCTTCACAAGGGCCGCATCCGGGGCATGAACCTGCTGGTGCCCGGCCGCAAGGTGCGCGTGGACGCGACGCTGCGCGACGTGAAGGCCGCGGACTTCGACGCGCTGCTCCTGCCCGGCGGCTTCATGAACCCGGACTTCCTCCGGCAGAGCGCCCTGGCCTTGGACTTCGTGAAGGACGCGGACCTCTTGGACCAGCCCATCGCGGTCATCTGTCACGGGCCGTGGCTGCTCGCGTCGGCGGGGCTGCTGGAGGGCCGCCACCTGACGTCCTGGCCGGGCATCCGCAACGACATGGAGAACGCGGGCGCGCACTGGACGGACGAGCCCGTGGTGCGTGACGGCAACTGGGTGTCCAGCCGGGGGCCGCACGACCTGCTCGCCTTCGAGCACGCCATGGTGGAGCTCTTCGCGGAGCGCATGTCGCCCGCCATTGCCCGCCGCTCCACCGCGGAAGCCGCGCCGCGTTGGCCCCGGTGGCTCGCGGGCGGGCTCGCCGCCGCGGCCACGCTGGGCCTGGTCGCCCGCGGCCGTAAAGCCCTGGTCTAG
- a CDS encoding isoaspartyl peptidase/L-asparaginase family protein, producing MSPSFPSRMHRGLLAGTALLLAPLGCVTTSQAGAARDEAALRTDEPPRVKPKWGLVIHGGAGVISRENLTPEREAAMRAALTEALQAGHAVLAKGGRSMDAVTAAIRVMEDSPYFNAGKGAVFNHDGVNELDAAVMDGKTRMAGAVAGVHHIQNPIDLARLVMEKSPHVMMVGDGAEAFAQSQGMPLVDAKYFYTEERWQGLQRALEQEKAKGAPPAEQGQPSTQGQSPAQPSAPGQPPAQGATPGQPVTPAQPPASTPQPGQSAQPRPGSSLTPGVDPITGDHKFGTVGAVALDMDGNLAAGTSTGGMTNKRFGRVGDAPIIGAGTYADERCAVSATGHGEFFIRYTVARDICARVEYQDLPLPEAANHVVHDVLVKAGGEGGVIAMDRQGHVAMPFNSSGMYRGYIGEDGTPTVAIFQQP from the coding sequence ATGTCCCCCTCGTTCCCTTCCCGGATGCATCGCGGCCTGCTCGCGGGCACCGCGCTGCTGCTGGCCCCGCTGGGCTGCGTCACGACGTCACAGGCGGGCGCCGCGCGTGACGAGGCGGCCCTGCGCACGGACGAACCGCCGCGCGTGAAGCCGAAGTGGGGGCTGGTCATCCACGGCGGCGCGGGCGTCATCTCGCGCGAGAACCTGACCCCGGAGCGCGAGGCCGCGATGCGCGCCGCGCTCACCGAGGCGCTCCAGGCGGGGCACGCGGTGCTGGCGAAGGGCGGCCGCAGCATGGACGCGGTGACGGCGGCCATCCGCGTGATGGAGGACTCGCCGTACTTCAACGCCGGCAAGGGCGCGGTGTTCAACCACGACGGCGTGAACGAACTGGATGCGGCGGTGATGGACGGCAAGACGCGCATGGCCGGCGCGGTGGCCGGCGTCCATCACATCCAGAACCCCATCGACCTGGCGCGGCTGGTGATGGAGAAGTCACCGCACGTGATGATGGTGGGCGACGGGGCGGAGGCCTTCGCGCAATCGCAGGGCATGCCCCTGGTGGACGCGAAGTACTTCTACACGGAGGAGCGCTGGCAGGGCCTCCAGCGCGCGCTGGAGCAGGAGAAGGCGAAGGGGGCACCGCCCGCGGAACAGGGGCAGCCGTCGACGCAAGGCCAGTCGCCCGCACAGCCCTCCGCGCCGGGCCAACCGCCCGCGCAAGGCGCGACGCCCGGACAGCCGGTGACGCCCGCGCAGCCGCCCGCGTCGACGCCGCAGCCGGGCCAGTCCGCGCAGCCGCGGCCCGGCTCATCACTGACGCCGGGCGTGGACCCCATCACGGGGGACCACAAGTTCGGCACGGTGGGCGCGGTGGCGTTGGACATGGACGGCAACCTCGCGGCGGGCACGTCCACGGGCGGCATGACCAACAAGCGCTTCGGCCGGGTGGGGGACGCGCCCATCATCGGCGCGGGCACCTACGCGGATGAGCGCTGCGCCGTCTCCGCCACGGGCCACGGCGAGTTCTTCATCCGCTACACGGTGGCGCGCGACATCTGCGCCCGCGTCGAGTACCAGGACCTGCCGCTTCCGGAGGCCGCCAACCACGTCGTCCACGACGTGCTGGTGAAGGCCGGCGGCGAGGGCGGCGTCATCGCCATGGACCGCCAGGGCCACGTGGCCATGCCCTTCAACTCCAGCGGCATGTACCGCGGCTACATCGGCGAGGACGGCACGCCCACCGTCGCCATCTTCCAGCAACCCTAG